Proteins co-encoded in one Candidatus Margulisiibacteriota bacterium genomic window:
- a CDS encoding class A beta-lactamase-related serine hydrolase, whose translation MIFSARSILKIGFVLSVFFLSFAYPVVPEILCNNKTQPQWISDIMKDINAQIDKYALPGGIVGIVIKDLTTGEYFSMNGNIIFNPASVIKVPVMVEAFHQVEKGKLSLDERLVLRQENKLVGSGSLQYFRCGKRFSVRRLIELMITDSDNTATNMLVNRLGMQNINEYMRRLGLRHTVIKDPTMFCKVEGQHNITSPVDMVILLEKMYKGTLVSKAASEDMLSIMKGQRHKWGIARFLPPTVTIANKTGSLDFVRNDVGIILDKDKPYVISIFSKHLPSNHYGSILVGSLSKVVYERRKQT comes from the coding sequence ATGATTTTTTCTGCGCGTTCGATTCTAAAAATCGGGTTTGTACTATCTGTATTTTTTCTTTCTTTTGCTTATCCGGTTGTTCCGGAAATTTTATGCAATAACAAAACTCAACCCCAATGGATTTCAGATATTATGAAAGATATTAATGCCCAGATAGATAAATATGCCTTGCCTGGCGGTATCGTAGGAATAGTCATAAAGGATTTAACCACCGGAGAATATTTTTCCATGAACGGAAATATTATTTTTAATCCTGCCAGCGTTATTAAGGTACCGGTTATGGTGGAAGCGTTTCATCAGGTAGAAAAAGGAAAATTGTCTCTGGATGAAAGACTTGTTTTGAGACAGGAAAATAAACTGGTAGGTTCCGGAAGTCTGCAATATTTTCGCTGTGGTAAAAGGTTTTCTGTTCGCAGGCTTATAGAGCTTATGATAACTGATAGCGATAATACTGCTACAAATATGCTGGTGAATCGTCTGGGCATGCAGAATATTAATGAATATATGCGCCGTCTGGGATTGCGTCACACTGTAATCAAAGACCCGACTATGTTTTGTAAAGTTGAGGGCCAGCATAATATAACTTCTCCTGTTGATATGGTAATACTTCTGGAAAAAATGTATAAAGGTACACTGGTAAGTAAAGCCGCTTCTGAAGATATGTTGAGTATTATGAAAGGTCAGCGTCACAAATGGGGGATTGCCAGATTTTTACCTCCTACCGTTACCATAGCCAACAAAACCGGCTCACTTGATTTTGTGCGCAACGATGTAGGGATAATACTGGATAAAGATAAACCCTATGTTATATCAATATTCAGCAAACATCTACCGTCCAATCATTATGGAAGTATCCTGGTGGGTTCTCTTTCCAAAGTGGTTTACGAACGTCGCAAGCAAACCTGA
- a CDS encoding radical SAM protein, whose protein sequence is MPADYINTLNLTIRSLFRDILRITFFNPALALFAFRTINNQKNAARLRRINAERGLHVPAFMIFSLTSKCNLNCHGCYSKAFNRSGNKEMSNEQIIKVLQEASELGISIALLAGGEPFTKTAFLEMTAQLPNMIFPVFTNGLLITEEIAEKLQKQKHVIPVISIEGYADYTDKRRGAGVYAGIHNVLNRLNKHHVFWGMSITLTRHNFEIVTQHQFIRELVSLKCRLFFFIDYIPVEEGSDDKVLTIEQQESVRPLLAELRSRYRALFIGFPGDEEAFGGCLAAGRGFVHISPDGSLEPCPFSPYSDINVTTAGLKEALNSKLLKTIRDNSDKLQEHSSSCALWENRDWVESLLN, encoded by the coding sequence ATGCCGGCAGATTATATAAATACACTCAACCTGACCATCAGAAGCCTTTTCAGAGATATTTTACGCATAACTTTTTTTAATCCGGCGTTGGCTTTATTTGCTTTTAGAACCATAAATAACCAGAAAAACGCGGCCCGGCTCAGAAGAATTAATGCAGAACGGGGTCTGCATGTTCCTGCTTTTATGATTTTCAGTCTGACCTCAAAATGCAACCTTAATTGTCACGGCTGCTACTCCAAAGCCTTTAATCGTTCCGGCAACAAAGAAATGAGTAATGAACAGATAATAAAAGTGTTGCAGGAAGCTTCAGAGCTGGGAATATCTATTGCTTTGCTAGCCGGAGGAGAACCTTTTACAAAAACAGCTTTTCTGGAGATGACGGCACAGCTTCCCAACATGATTTTTCCGGTATTTACCAACGGCCTTTTAATAACCGAAGAAATTGCTGAAAAGCTGCAAAAACAAAAACATGTTATCCCCGTTATAAGTATTGAAGGTTATGCCGATTATACTGATAAACGGCGAGGCGCCGGAGTTTACGCCGGTATTCATAATGTTCTGAATAGATTAAATAAGCACCATGTTTTCTGGGGTATGTCCATAACTTTAACCAGACATAATTTTGAGATTGTTACACAGCATCAATTTATCAGAGAGCTTGTGTCTTTAAAATGCCGGCTTTTCTTTTTTATTGATTATATACCCGTGGAAGAAGGTTCGGACGATAAGGTCCTTACTATCGAGCAGCAAGAAAGTGTGAGGCCGTTGCTGGCAGAACTGCGTTCCAGGTATCGGGCTCTGTTTATAGGTTTCCCCGGTGACGAAGAAGCCTTCGGCGGTTGCCTGGCCGCGGGCAGGGGATTCGTGCATATCAGTCCTGACGGTAGTCTGGAGCCTTGTCCTTTTTCTCCCTATTCCGATATTAATGTTACTACAGCAGGCTTAAAAGAAGCGTTGAACTCAAAACTTTTAAAAACAATCAGGGATAACAGCGATAAACTGCAGGAACATAGCAGCAGTTGCGCCCTCTGGGAAAACAGGGATTGGGTAGAGTCTCTGCTTAACTAA
- a CDS encoding DUF3795 domain-containing protein, whose protein sequence is MQIGVCGISCEKCPKMTKGQCPNGDIGCKPKENRFCAIATCAFKKGIALCFECTEFPCETTKKGPISYGYCCYLAGRS, encoded by the coding sequence ATGCAAATCGGAGTTTGCGGTATATCCTGTGAAAAATGCCCGAAGATGACCAAAGGTCAGTGCCCTAACGGTGACATCGGCTGCAAACCGAAAGAAAATAGGTTCTGCGCCATAGCTACATGTGCTTTTAAAAAAGGTATAGCGCTCTGTTTTGAATGTACGGAATTTCCTTGCGAAACCACTAAAAAAGGGCCGATAAGTTACGGATATTGCTGCTATTTGGCCGGCCGGAGTTAA
- a CDS encoding sugar nucleotide-binding protein — MLTKIIATNAAYLLNLKNAQEKIASIQNIFKNLVFGLEGKRILLLGTGLVGTNILEAATSLNLPITATYNSHKIKNAVYLPVLQENKILGINIQGIKKILTGTKPDLIINTIALAKPSDCQKNEKLAWLLNSTFPNVLANMIGALSPATKLIQLSTECVFDGYKISDSLSETLSENDPQDSNTYSLSKKSGEELIYGSNISTLITRLSNTLGFTEYQTTWEDQVKETLMADRPLNVFQNEARYFASALETGYRLLQLGYLFMKKEIPYKIIHLPGPELVTRKQLAQDVANLYGFNPGLINEVPVPGNLIRRPYYLLARQNIANLGAELVLTTEETVALIRYQKEILQPT; from the coding sequence ATGCTGACAAAAATAATCGCGACCAATGCTGCCTACCTGTTAAATTTAAAAAACGCGCAGGAAAAAATTGCGTCGATACAAAATATCTTTAAAAATCTTGTCTTTGGATTGGAAGGAAAAAGGATATTGCTTCTGGGTACCGGTCTTGTAGGCACAAATATACTGGAAGCAGCGACTTCGTTAAACCTTCCGATAACAGCCACATATAATTCTCACAAAATTAAAAATGCGGTTTATTTACCTGTCCTTCAGGAAAACAAGATATTGGGCATTAATATTCAGGGAATAAAAAAAATATTAACGGGAACAAAACCTGACCTGATTATAAACACTATAGCGCTTGCCAAGCCTTCTGATTGTCAAAAAAATGAAAAACTGGCCTGGCTTTTGAATTCCACGTTCCCGAACGTTCTGGCAAATATGATCGGCGCGCTGAGTCCGGCGACAAAGTTAATCCAACTGTCTACCGAATGTGTTTTTGACGGTTATAAAATTTCCGACTCACTGTCTGAAACACTTTCCGAAAATGATCCGCAGGATTCAAATACATATTCCTTATCCAAAAAAAGCGGTGAGGAACTGATTTACGGTTCCAATATTTCTACGTTAATTACAAGGCTTTCCAATACCCTGGGCTTCACGGAATATCAAACAACCTGGGAAGATCAGGTAAAAGAAACGTTGATGGCTGACCGACCTTTAAATGTTTTCCAAAATGAAGCCCGATATTTTGCGTCCGCACTGGAAACCGGATACAGGCTGCTGCAACTGGGATACCTTTTCATGAAAAAAGAAATACCCTATAAAATAATTCATCTGCCTGGACCTGAGCTTGTTACTCGCAAACAACTAGCTCAGGATGTAGCGAATTTATATGGATTTAATCCGGGGCTTATTAACGAAGTACCTGTTCCCGGGAACCTGATACGCAGACCCTATTACCTGTTGGCCAGGCAAAACATTGCCAATCTTGGAGCCGAATTGGTCCTAACCACGGAAGAAACGGTTGCTCTGATCCGTTATCAAAAAGAAATCCTTCAGCCGACCTGA